A window of Oncorhynchus nerka isolate Pitt River linkage group LG4, Oner_Uvic_2.0, whole genome shotgun sequence contains these coding sequences:
- the polr1h gene encoding DNA-directed RNA polymerase I subunit RPA12, with amino-acid sequence MSCFSGDPNFCPECGNVLPLPGLQNTVSCPRCAFSLPVSEFSGQEIRSSVVFNPLEGSSVAVEEEDSELKGAVIDRRCSRCNKEGMVYHTRQMRSADEGQTVFFTCIHCRYQEKEDS; translated from the exons ATGTCGTGTTTCAGTGGAGATCCCAACTTCTGTCCTGAGTGTGGGAACGTACTGCCTCTACCTGGGCTGCAGAACACAGTCTCCTGTCCCCGCTGTGCATTCAGTTTACCTGTCAGCG AATTTTCAGGTCAAGAGATCAGGTCTTCTGTTGTCTTTAATCCTCTCGAAGGGTCCTCTGTTGCTGTGGAAGAGGAGGACTCGGAACTCAAGGGGGCTGTG ATTGACAGACGCTGCTCTCGCTGCAATAAAGAAGGGATGGTTTATCACACCAGACAAATGAGATCTGCAGATGAAGGACAGACGGTCTTCTTCACCTGTATACACTGCAG ATATCAGGAGAAAGAAGACTCCTGA
- the ddx39b gene encoding DEAD (Asp-Glu-Ala-Asp) box polypeptide 39B has protein sequence MTEQDVENELLDYEEDDVVGDLSGGDILSIKKERVKGSYVSIHSSGFRDFLLKPELLRAIVDCGFEHPSEVQHECIPQAILGMDVLCQAKSGMGKTAVFVLATLQQLEPVTGQVSVLVMCHTRELAFQISKEYERFSKYMPTIKVAVFFGGLSIKKDEEVLKKECPHVVVGTPGRTLALIRNKTLNLRHIKHFILDECDKMLEQLDMRRDVQEILRLTPHEKQVMMFSATLSKEIRPVCRKFMQDPMEIFVDDETKLTLHGLQQYYVKLKDNEKNRKLFDLLDVLEFNQVVIFVKSVQRCVALAQLLVEQNFPAIAIHRGMPQEERLSRYQQFKDFQRRILVATNLFGRGMDIERVNIAFNYDMPEDSDTYLHRVARAGRFGTKGLAITFVSDETDARTLNDVQDRFEVNISELPDEIDISSYIEPTR, from the exons ATGACTGAGCAGGATGTGGAGAATGAGCTCTTGGACTATGAAGAGGATGATGTGGTGGGAGATCTATCAGGAGGGGATATTCTGTCCATTAAAAAGGAGCGTGTGAAGGGCTCCTATGTGTCCATCCATTCGTCTGGGTTTAGAGACTTCCTGTTGAAGCCTGAGCTGCTGAGGGCGATAGTGGACTGTGGCTTTGAGCATCCCTCTGAGG TTCAACATGAATGCATCCCTCAGGCCATCCTGGGTATGGATGTGCTGTGCCAGGCTAAGTCTGGTATGGGCAAGACGGCCGTGTTTGTCCTGGCCACCCTACAGCAGCTGGAGCCTGTCACTGGACAA gtGTCCGTGCTGGTGATGTGTCACACCCGAGAGCTGGCATTTCAGATCAGCAAAGAGTACGAGAGATTCTCCAAATACATGCCGACTATCAAG GTGGCAGTGTTCTTCGGTGGCCTGTCCATAAAGAAGGACGAAGAGGTGTTGAAGAAGGAGTGTCCCCATGTGGTGGTGGGGACGCCGGGGCGAACCCTGGCCCTGATCCGTAACAAGACCCTCAACCTGCGACACATCAAACACTTCATCCTGGACGAGTGTGACAAAATGTTGGAACAACTCG aCATGCGCAGAGACGTCCAGGAGATACTCCGTCTGACCCCCCATGAGAAACAGGTCATGATGTTCAGCGCCACCCTAAGCAAAGAGATTCGCCCCGTCTGCCGAAAGTTCATGCAAGAT CCGATGGAAATCTTTGTTGATGATGAGACCAAGCTGACTCTCCACGGGCTGCAGCAGTACTACGTCAAACTGAAGGACAACGAGAAGAACAGGAAGCTCTTTGATCTCCTCGACGTGCTGGAattcaaccag GTGGTGATCTTTGTGAAGTCCGTACAGCGCTGTGTGGCTCTGGCCCAGCTTTTGGTTGAGCAGAACTTCCCAGCTATTGCCATCCACCGCGGCATGCCTCAGGAAGAACG tctctctcgtTACCAACAGTTTAAAGATTTCCAGAGACGTATCCTGGTGGCCACCAACCTGTTTGGCAGAGGGATGGACATCGAGAGGGTCAACATCGCCTTCAACTACGACATGCCGGAGGACTCTGACACGTACCTGCACAGG GTTGCCAGGGCGGGCAGGTTTGGCACCAAAGGCCTGGCCATCACATTTGTGTCTGATGAGACGGATGCCCGTACTCTTAACGACGTCCAGGACCGATTCGAGGTGAACATCAGCGAGCTGCCCGATGAGATAGACATCTCATCTTACA TTGAACCAACCCGGTAA